The Acropora muricata isolate sample 2 chromosome 4, ASM3666990v1, whole genome shotgun sequence genome contains the following window.
CCAATGCATTTGAAACCAGCCCTGACATCTCCTGACATTTCTCGGTCAATACTGTTCAAAATATCGCGCTGTGAGACCTGCAAATAAACaaaccacaaaatgaaaaagtcCGTGAAAGTAAAAGGAAACAAAGCACTCATATGCTGCATGAAGTGTTTAACTTCTAAAGAGAGCGTCACACTGATAAGCTGTAGCTTGTTTCATATAACATGGAACACATACCCTCACATACTCATCAAAAGTCGCTCTCAACTGCGGGAAGCTTCTGGACGCCAAAACAACATTAAAGCGCGACTCGTCAGTTCCCCACTTCTTCTCGCCAGCCTTCAAAAAGTGatggaaacaaaaaagtttACAGTAATTCCTATGTGGAGAAGAAGGGACTGAAATTCTTCCATTTCCACAAACTCTTCCCAACCAACTTCAACCTTGTCTTCCTGGCACTCAAcggaaaattaagaaaaagagaGGGACAATAGGGATTGGATGACTGGGACATGTGACCAGTGTTCCACAAAGCGGGCGGATACGGAAGCAGAAAAACCACAAGGCTTAAGATTTGACCCAAATGATCAACTAAGTCTAGAAACCCACTGGTACTGGGACCAAGTTTAACGCCATTAGATTCCTTGCAGGCGCGGATCCAGACCGCTTTCCACCGTTTTACGTAGAACGGTCAGACTTTTGAAAGATTGATAACTTTTTAAAAATAGATTTAAACCTCCAAACCTTTATCTTGAAACCTGGCCACTATCCTGTCCGATAAACTCGAAAGCCCTGAGGATGGCACTTTAGAGGATTAAAATCCAAAACCTTTTCCCAGGGtagcatgcccccggaccccaCCATTGGAAGGCCGCACTATCGCCGCTTTTATTATAAAAAAACGGTCACCAATTTCCCTGGATCCGCGTCAGCCCTGCCTCTAAATCGTATGTTCAACTCAGGTGAATATGTAGAGGCGTGTCTCAAAGGAAGTTCGTTCCCCTTCACATCAGCAATACATTATATCAGCCCATTAGAGTACAAAAGTACGGAATCACCTTGATACACATCCAATGCCTGTAGCACAAATATCACAGACTCGGAAAGAAACTTTCATTCCTATTTACTATCCCCAGGGTGAGACTTAGTAACTTTCTGCATAACCGCTCCACTTTTGACAACCCTCTCCTCCCGCTGTTATCCTGTTTTTCTACCTCCTCACCTGGAACAGGTCTTGTGCTTCCTTTCTGGCCTTTTCCATGTCCACAGTGCTGCTCTCATCTCTGTTTCCCTAAAGAATGGAAATTAAACTGACACTCAGACTCAACAATACAACTTTTGGCAGGTTGAATTTCTTAGTACAGAGTTTTTCAAAGAAGACAGTAACAATTCTTTTTAAGGGGGTAAAATGatagtctcctacgcagccgttatttgtctcgtcacgcaacgctcctccccacgtTCGttgggaggagcgttgcgtgacgagacaaagaacggctgcgtaggagactagtAAAATGAAGGAATGGAGGAATTAGGAGTTCAACTGAAAGGTATGCCACGTTATCACATGTAGCTCTCTATCAACAACATGAATGTAACAAGTAGGGTTTTTCATTCTAAACTATATTGTTAAAGGCTAAAAAAAAAGGCACATTTGTTGATGTGATCACCATACTTACCTGGCACATTGAAACGAGAAGTCTTTTAAAATGGCCACTCGTTTCACTGACACAGTCCTTCTCCAAGTCCCGCTTGTAATCTACAAAGGAAAACTTCGATATCATTTCACATGAACCTCATCATTAGTTGAATATTTTGACCTTAGCAATACTCTGGTGAACTTAAAGTTCTCGGTGATGTGAACCCAAGTCACATGCAAACTTTATGGATTCAAATCTACAGGTGTATTTTAATTGTCCTAAAAAACAACTAGTGTTAATGGTAGCAGCATTAGCTAAAAATTAATTATCCCGACCACATATAAGGTTCAACAGTCTTTCTGAGAGTTAGAAATACAGCCATTTCAATTTACATAGTTGGATCAAAGCCTCAAGCCTACAAGACAAGACCAAAGGGGAATATGGGATCTTCATGAATAATTATCAATTATCAGCGtacgcttgaagctttgatccgacaacgtaaattaaAATAGCTGTATATCATTAAAGAGAATTGGATAACGTGCCTcaaaaatccaggcttgaatgtAACTTGAACCATAGTTTGTAGAGGGAATCTCTCTATACTAAAAATGGTTGAACCATGACCATTCAAATTGCACCAAACAATTCTCTTAAATTGAgctaacaaagaaaacaagactCACATTCCGTGTATGCCTTCTTAATTTCAGCTATTTcctataagaaaaagaaaaaaaagctatcCAGCATAaaattacaacaacaaaaaaagaggcAAATGAACAATGGTTTAACTTAAATGCATTTTGgaagcagagaaaaaaattccAGTATACTGTCTGAATAATACTGGATAACCACTATTGCTATtaggtaataattatttcatttgaaagTAAAAACTGAGTCAGAATAAAATTAACATAGTTGAAGTTAAAGTACTGTTAACACTATTTATCTactattatttaattttatttttcttcatggTATAGGATGTTTAAAGCATCTGACACTGCAATCTAGGACTGCTTTCAACAAACTATTGGTATTATTGCACAGGGCACTTTTTACTTCCAAAGTAGGAGCTTGTATCATTGATCACAAAAGTGGCGCAATTGTGCCGATACCCAAAAGTTTCACTTTGAAATCTCTGTGGTAGCAAAGATTCTTTTAAAACATCATTGCATAGAATAAGTCAAACCAAGGTTCATTGTTGCGATGGGGTTGTTAACCAAATGTCTGTCTGTGTATGTATACAACTCACCGTGTTTGTGCGAGTACAGAGGATATCGATCAAACTCTCTTCATCAGTTCCTGCACCCTGaggaggaaacaaagaaaatgctttttttGCAACTATTAAACAAGAGGAACAAGTATAATATagattagtatttaccaaatcagtggatagcaatttttgcgtgttttgattggctcccgtaactccgaatatccttggatattcactgttttgcgaacggagagaaaaatggcgtgtcCTTTTGCGAAactttcagaagaagaaatttaagaagcatttttttatccatctgatttggtaaatactaaaacaactatccccctcagggtcggtgaagagcggtggatatgtAGCTCaatgcttcgcgtctcggtacaTATCCACCACTActcacctccccttcagggatagttgtatattattacatgttaggggcctgatattgtttttattcacaagtttttaataccatatcgcaaaCGAGTGAGTCTTCGAGcaagtgagcggtatggtattaaaaatgagtgaataaaaacaataataactatttgattggacaattcaaacctgtgaagtgatatgaaaTCATTTCACTCATTGAAATCATATCATATCACTTGatgggtatcatttttattcaccgcttcatcacactgatatccacacataatatgtataataaaaaaaatatctcacCCTCATTGCACGTCTCAAGcatttggcatcaaacaatGAAGCTGGCTCAAGTAAGGCCAACAAACAGTCTTCAAGGTTACCACTCAGCTCTGACTTCAGATCATTCATGAGATCCTATAAATTCAAAGCAACATACATGAATGACATTACAAAAATCCAAACCTTTCAAGACATTGCCTTGTTCCATTGCTGCAGAAAGTATGATTTTTCACTTAATCATTCTTTAGCTACACTACATTAGTCAAATGTTGGTGTTGTATTAACTGACGTGTTGGCCTTGTGTCGATCAACGCATCCGTGTTGTTTTACCTGACAAGTCAGTGACATGTTGGCTGACACATTTCTAGGATTGCATTCATTACCATATCCACAATTCTACAGCCAATTGCACCATTAATAACTATtgtcttttaacaaaaaatagTAAAACTTTTCAAACTGTATTGTAACCTGCAGGAAATCTTACCTTGCCAAACATGGTTTTGTATCTCTTTCTTATCTCAACCCGTTGAGCATTGCTTCGTTTCACAACAATGTCAATAAGAGCTTGCTCATCAGTTCCTGGgggaaaaaatgtgcaaatttataTCTGTTTGAAGAGCTACAAAATACAACACAAAAGGAAACTATTCAAAcaattggatttctagtttctaaagaaactgtggtgctgcgtcagtgggagagatgaaaacaaaaatttggttttatcaaacgacttgataaaggttgaattaccaccgtgaaagatttagagagctgatgtttcgagcgttagcccttcgcatttaccagtggtaattcaacttttatcaactcgtttgataaaaccaaatttttgtattcaaacaataattattactgagtTGTTTCAAATGGCCCATACCTAAGAAAAGAAGACTAATTTTTCTCATGTtagagttttttgtttttcttctcaatCAATATCTAGTCAAAACACTAACTGGAAATCTGGTTAGCGAATAAAAAGACATGCAGAAATCCGAGCAAAGATTAAAAACATGGACATAAACACACTTGTCTTgcacaaaatacatgtacaCAACTCAAAACGATTTTTTGGGGGCTTAAGATAAAGTGAGTATTTGAATAGTGTCAAGTCCACCTTTAACCAGTTGAAATTTGCTATTGTAGGTAATCCCTCCATAAAAATGTGTCCCAGTAGTTCAGAGTGTCAAAGTGTTACGGATACCAGGTGTAAAAATTTCCATGCATACAAGTTGGCATTAATTTGGTTCTTGTCTTTTTATGCACTGAGAAAACAGTAAAGCATATTGTTGAGCAACAACTGAGTTATGTCCATTAGCCAAAAAcacaagcaataataataataataataataataataagtttattcTTATATAGCCCATTCCAAAAAACTCTCAATGGACTTTACAATGAAACtatataaatacaataaaaaaaatacgtATAGAGTAAAATAAGTTCTGAGACTTAATGTTTACATATAGATAGTAAAAAgataaagtaaagaaaaaattttaaaagttcacatccttattgaataaaaatgtcttaaggTCTTTCTTAAAAATGTCAACGGAAGTAGCCTGCTTAATAGAACTAGGaagatcgttccaaagtttagGCCCACAGAAAGAGAAAGCTCGTTCACCATAATTCTTTGTCCGGACTCGGGGGACACAGAGGAGATGTTTTGACCCAGATCTCAAAGTTCTTGTTGGTACATATTGGTCTAATAAATCCTTTAAGTAGTCTGGGGCAAGCCCTTTAAGCGACTTGTACGTTAGAAGAAGTATTTTataaataattctctttttaattGGGAGCCAGTGGAGATTCCGCAATACTGATGTGATATGTTCTCGTCGCTTTGTTCCTGTAACCAATCTTGCGGCAGAGTTTTGTATTCTTTGAATCTTGGAGATGTCTTTGTCTGGAAGTCCATAGAGCAAGCTGTTACACTGGTCAAGCTTACATGTTATCAAAGCGTGGGTGAGTTTTTCCGTAGTTGCAGTGTCAAGGTATCGTCTAACTTGCCCAACCCGTCTCAAGGAGAAAGATGCAGATCTACAAAGCTGGTTGATATGTGTTCTCATGTTCTCAATGTCAATGTAAAATGTAATGCTATAACGTGCATGCTCCTTTACTCACAGAACTCTATTTGGGCTGATTTAAAGGTTCTTAGCCAAGTAAAGGCtaggtaagtaaaaaaaaaaaagtggcagCCAGAAAGACTGCTCAACAAAATGCATACACTGTGTAAGAGAAAATTTAAAGCTTATACAGTCCAATAGTGAATTCTACTGTGATATCAcactaaaagaaaaacatagctgaggcaataatattattgtgattGTACCTGCTCCTCTCATGGCTTTCCTCAGCAGCTCACAGTCTGCCTCTGCATCAAATGGAGATGCTGGAAATATAGTGGGATGGCCATATGGATTCTAAAATGTACAAACTACATTGCAAATTGCTGCATGATTGGCACGTTAAATTCTTACAAATACTTTGGCAGTTATACAAACTAATATGGCTTTGGTTCTGAAGCTACTTTAATTCAATTGAGGAcaaatcattgtttttgcattttcttcgCCAAACTAAAACACAAGACCTGCAACAGAACCTACAGTATGGAGGGTTAAggtagttttttttcttcattcattttccttttttatgcACTGAGGACCCTTTTCTTCTCATTAAGAGCCTACCCTCCCATGCCCAAGAAAGTGAACAATATGACTTAAGCTAAAATTTTTATTTACTATATTGGATCATTTACCCTGTCCAAAGTTTAGAATAGCACAGTCTTCTGGTAGTAGCCAATATCAGATTTGAAACTCCCTCAACACCATtcttaataatattgttgtatAAATATTGTATTTAAGTTAAATATTATTGTCAAATTCCAACTTCACTTCAGTGATAAGATACCCACTGTTTTCAAAGACATGGCAGCCATCTGAGCAGAAGGTACATTTTTCTGCTgataaacaacaaaattaagaCTGTCAAAAGCTATAAGTAAACCAATCCATGCACAACATTCATCAAGGAATCAGTGAACCATAACTGCCTAATATTGAATGAAGCAGCTCTTTTTTGGTAATGAAAGCCACTGTCTTTTAAAAGTACGTCTGAGAGGAATGGTGAGGGGAGAAGTACAAAGTATTTCCTTACAGTGTCTGATGGTGGTGGAGGTTTCGATGGCTTTTGCTGAGGAGCAGAAGCTGGAGGTACACTGGCAAGTGGAGGAGCACTGTGAAATTCAGCAGCTGggttacaaaaaaaacaaataagataAGCAATGTGTAGATCACAGACAGGGCCAACTGTATATTCTttaaatgaggttaaacgaagtttaaccaggtaaacaactaggagcgtctgcagtctATTGGTCAGTGGCGTTAGTATGCCTGTGTATGCTTGGTATTCCTCTTGCTCGGGGCTTTAGGGCTTATTCAccagtggggcgggaagtaggagcattatgtgtggagcgttaagcggttttttgttccctcccttccccacccttagCTTTCCaatgtgtatcagtgtgacgggtacCTATCTCCTCTAgagcgtgggggctcatggctgggttgtcaggttttgccagccatcagtgcggtctccatcttggagctggttgccaatagtggtagctccaggatgtctcaggcacccaacctccacagtctcagttAGGGTGACGATGTTGTTTATTGGCACcaaaacacataaaaattaatagaaGCCAAcaattatttacagtttaaagtgcatatgacacgaaattttttaatagcttattcgaaagagctttcaaattgatgaagaatggcgtttattttactgtgatagcacttttggttgccaagttattcaagattttggtttatgcaaattagatgacttgtgacgtcacattgtggacacaaaataatgtaacatcacaaaagacggaatatctccgaagactttttctgtatagaactgaaactttgtacagttgttgcaatcagcgcaaagtttcatgatatttctactgtgacatttccatggcaacacaatgggctccaggccctctccatttaaaagataaaatcagagtttttcttgttcaggaagtgttattttctcttgttgtttattgagtgggtgtgagctaatatggacattacgcagcgcaagcacaagaaagtccgttagactctggagcaacaaataaggcattttccattttaggaaggtagaggtctggtaacgagtatgttgctatggtgacatcattactattatcaaaatata
Protein-coding sequences here:
- the LOC136914850 gene encoding annexin-B12-like isoform X1 gives rise to the protein MSYPPYGGGAGYPPAGPGYPPVGGYPPPGGYPPQAGGYPPAQPGYPPPTGYPTGYPPAPGGYPPSQGYPPTGSYPPPSGGGYPPGPGAMPGIVSGGPNLGYPPTGGGYGALPPAGGYGAPPPPGGGYGAPPPSGSYGAPPSGGGYGSYPPSGYGPPPQGSGYQPPQQSYGQQPVEQIFASQAAEFHSAPPLASVPPASAPQQKPSKPPPPSDTQKNVPSAQMAAMSLKTNPYGHPTIFPASPFDAEADCELLRKAMRGAGTDEQALIDIVVKRSNAQRVEIRKRYKTMFGKDLMNDLKSELSGNLEDCLLALLEPASLFDAKCLRRAMRGAGTDEESLIDILCTRTNTEIAEIKKAYTEYYKRDLEKDCVSETSGHFKRLLVSMCQGNRDESSTVDMEKARKEAQDLFQAGEKKWGTDESRFNVVLASRSFPQLRATFDEYVRVSQRDILNSIDREMSGDVRAGFKCIVQCSRNPSEYFADRLWKSMKGAGTDDATLIRIVVSRSEIDLVEIKTAFLQKYHKTLYKMIQGDCSGDYKKLLLAAVGMN
- the LOC136914850 gene encoding annexin-B12-like isoform X2 gives rise to the protein MSYPPYGGGAGYPPAGPGYPPVGGYPPPGGYPPQAGGYPPAQPGYPPPTGYPTGYPPAPGGYPPSQGYPPTGSYPPPSGGGYPPGPGAMPGIVSGGPNLGYPPTGGGYGALPPAGGYGAPPPPGGGYGAPPPSGSYGAPPSGGGYGSYPPSGYGPPPQGSGYQPPQQSYGQQPVEQIFASQAAEFHSAPPLASVPPASAPQQKPSKPPPPSDTKNVPSAQMAAMSLKTNPYGHPTIFPASPFDAEADCELLRKAMRGAGTDEQALIDIVVKRSNAQRVEIRKRYKTMFGKDLMNDLKSELSGNLEDCLLALLEPASLFDAKCLRRAMRGAGTDEESLIDILCTRTNTEIAEIKKAYTEYYKRDLEKDCVSETSGHFKRLLVSMCQGNRDESSTVDMEKARKEAQDLFQAGEKKWGTDESRFNVVLASRSFPQLRATFDEYVRVSQRDILNSIDREMSGDVRAGFKCIVQCSRNPSEYFADRLWKSMKGAGTDDATLIRIVVSRSEIDLVEIKTAFLQKYHKTLYKMIQGDCSGDYKKLLLAAVGMN